Sequence from the Deferrivibrio essentukiensis genome:
ATAGCCCCGGTAACAGCACCGTAAGCAGTATCCTTCATAACAACAGCTCCTCTTGTCTCAGCATAACTAAATGAGGCAAAAAGGATAAAGCAAGCCAAAAATGAAACAATAACCTTTTTCATAGTTATTCCCCCTTAAATTTTTATAATCTGACAGTAAAACAACTCAACTAATTATACAATAATTTTTTACAAATCCATACAACATTTTTGAAATGTTTTACATATTTGCAGTATTATCCTTTTGCAGTTCAAAAAGCTCACTAACTTTTTTATATTCACCAGATATTTGCATAATCATTTTATTAAACACTTCAGCTGTTGCCATTGCATCACCAAGGGCAGTATGGCGACCAATACATTTAACCTTATAAAGGTCAAGTAAAAAATCAAGGCTTACATGGTCATCCCTTTTTATCACACCGCGAGTATAAATAAACATTGTGTCAAGACACCTTTGCTTTATCGAACATCCGTAAGTATCAAACATCTCTTTTGAAATCATATCCATATCAAATTTAATGTGATGCCCAACAATGATGGAATTTTTAATAAACCTCATAAATTCAGGCAAAACTTCTATAACGTGTGGCTTGTCTCTCACCATATCATCTGAAATACCGTGCCACTTTATAGAATCAGGATTTATTTTCATGCCAGGGTTTATAAAT
This genomic interval carries:
- a CDS encoding 3'-5' exonuclease yields the protein MIKFLKQSFFFKDKSGKDPVVDYVVKMCNAYNKKNFMNTSLYDAEFSVVDTETTGLDINTAKIINIAAVKIKNFKIIDYYNAFINPGMKINPDSIKWHGISDDMVRDKPHVIEVLPEFMRFIKNSIIVGHHIKFDMDMISKEMFDTYGCSIKQRCLDTMFIYTRGVIKRDDHVSLDFLLDLYKVKCIGRHTALGDAMATAEVFNKMIMQISGEYKKVSELFELQKDNTANM